The Marinobacter bohaiensis genome segment ACGACCTCTCTTCCGGCTCACCCACCGTGATCGCCCGCTGTCTCCCGCGGCCCGCCGTTTTGTGGCTTTTCTGGACGGCTCAGCGACCCAGTCGTGACCGGTAGGCGCCGGGCGACAGACCCGTGGCGTCGCGGAACAGGCGGGAGAATGAGCTGACGTCCTCGTAGCCCACCGCCTGCGTAATCCGGTCGACCGACTGGGCAGTGGTTTCCAGCAGGTGCCGGGCCCGTTCGATGCGCAGTTGTTGCAGGTAGCGGTGTGGTGTCTCACCCGTGGCGGCCTTGAAACGCCGCAGCAGGGAGCGTTCCCCCAGCCCCGCCTGGCGGGCCATGCCGTCGGATCCCAGCGGTTCGCTGTAGTGGGCGTCGAGCCAGTCCTGCAACGCCAGGATGACGTCGTCCTGATGGTAGCGTTTGCCCTGCAAGGGCGCATAGGGCGCCTGGCTGCGGCGACCGGCATCCACCACGAAGGCCTTGGCCAATTCCCGCGCCACGCTGGCGCCGGCGTAACGCTCGATCAGCATGATTCCCAGATCCCACCAGGCGGTGCCGCCGCCGGCGCAGGCGATGGGCCCGTCCACCGTTACCAGTTGTTCCGGCACGCAGTGGACCTGCGGGTAGCGCTGGCGGAACTGGTCGCTGAATCCCCAGTGAGTGGTCGCGCGGCGGCCATCGAGAAGACCGGCCTCGGCCAGCAGGAACGCGCCCGTGCAGTTGCTGGCAATGGTGCGGCCCTGGTCGGCCTGGGCCCGGAGCCACGCCAGTTGTGGTGCTGCCTGCGCCAGGGTCGCATCGATCGGGCCGCCGATGGTGGGCACCAAGATCAGTTCGCCGGGTTCGCTGTCCGCCAGACTGCCGTGGGCCAGCAGGCTGATGCCGTTGAGGCAGGCGCAGGGGGCGCCGTCTTCGGTGAGCAACTGGACCTCGAATCGGCGTTCCGGCCGTTCACCCTGGATGCGCGCCCAGGTCACACCGGCCAACTGGAACAGGTCGATCATGCCCGTAATGGTGCTGGCCAGGGCGCCGGGAAAACCGAGGATGGATACGCGCTGCATGATCGGGAGCCTCAGAAAAGCCTGGAGGCGGCACGTTGACGGGCGTGCCGGCGGTGTCGGATTTGGCCAGGATTGTGTCAGAAATGACGGTTTTCACCAATCCCCGGCTGTGACACCCTCTTGGCTTGTTTGAAAACGACAAGGCCAACACCGATGAGCGATACCCTGATTGACCGGCAGGACCTCGATTTCCTGCTGTACGACGTAATGGACACCGAGGCCCTGGGCGAGCGTGAGCGCTTCAGGGAGCACACCCGCGACACCTTCGACGCGGTGATCGAAACCGCCGACCGCATGGCCCGGGAGAAGTTTGCGTCCCACAACAGTCAGGCGGACAAGGAGGAGCCCCGGTTTGTCGACGGCGAGGTGGAGATGCTGCCGGAGGTCAAGGAGGCGTTCCAGGCCTACGCCGAGGCAGGCTTTATTGCCGGGCGTTACGACTACGACCTGGGCGGCATGCAGCTGCCGGAATCGGTGATGGCCGCCTGCAACGGCTTCTTTACGGCCGCCAACCCGGGCACCGCCGGCTACCCGTTCCTGACCACGGCCGCCGCCAACGTCATCCGGGTGTTCGGCTCCGAGGCGCAGAAGACCAAATACCTGCCGCCGATGCTCGACGGCCGCTATACCGGCACCATGGCCCTGACCGAGCCTCATGCCGGTTCGTCCCTGAGCGACATCCGCACCACCGCCACACCGACGGACGACGGGCATTACCTGATCAAGGGCGCCAAAATCTACATCTCCGGCGGCGAGCAGTCGCTCACCGACAACATCGTTCACCTGGTGCTGGCCAAGATCAAGGGCGCGCCGGCCGGGGTCAAGGGGATCTCCCTGTTCATCGTGCCGAAGTTCCGGACCGACGACGATGGCGCCATCACCGATCGCAACGGCGTGGCGTTGGCCGGCCTGATTCACAAGCTGGGTTACCGCGGCACCACGTCCACCGCT includes the following:
- a CDS encoding GlxA family transcriptional regulator; the protein is MQRVSILGFPGALASTITGMIDLFQLAGVTWARIQGERPERRFEVQLLTEDGAPCACLNGISLLAHGSLADSEPGELILVPTIGGPIDATLAQAAPQLAWLRAQADQGRTIASNCTGAFLLAEAGLLDGRRATTHWGFSDQFRQRYPQVHCVPEQLVTVDGPIACAGGGTAWWDLGIMLIERYAGASVARELAKAFVVDAGRRSQAPYAPLQGKRYHQDDVILALQDWLDAHYSEPLGSDGMARQAGLGERSLLRRFKAATGETPHRYLQQLRIERARHLLETTAQSVDRITQAVGYEDVSSFSRLFRDATGLSPGAYRSRLGR